Proteins from a genomic interval of Thunnus maccoyii chromosome 1, fThuMac1.1, whole genome shotgun sequence:
- the LOC121904193 gene encoding type-2 ice-structuring protein-like has protein sequence MHLEKSISIGRRVHRLTLPRKKRRYLFLQVIIIFDICCIFTPRMLTTSLLIFTMMVLTRANNSSDVLSINRTVTINEGGPCPNQWDYYEGRCFHFVPRSLTWAKAQSSCRSMDANLASIHSIEEYHKIQSIIEDHAADNKNTWIGGSDCQEVNAWYWIDGTRFNFQEWCGGQPDSPTQNCIQINYGGGKCWDNLECDVALASMCVKQAN, from the exons ATGCATCTGGAGAAAAG TATCTCCATAGGAAGACGAGTCCACAGGTTGACACTGccaagaaagaagagaagatatCTTTTCCTGCAG GTAATCATCATCTTTGACATCTGCTGCATCTTCACCCCAAGGATGCTGACCACATCGCTCCTTATTTTCACCATGATGGTTCTGACTAGAGCAAATA ACAGCTCTGATGTGCTGTCTATCAACAGGACTGTAACCATCAATGAAGGAGGGCCTTGTCCTAACCAGTGGGATTATTATGAAGGTCGCTGTTTCCACTTTGTTCCAAGATCCTTGACTTGGGCGAAGGCCCAG TCAAGCTGTCGGTCCATGGACGCAAACCTTGCATCGATACACAGCATTGAGGAGTACCATAAGATTCAGAGCATTATAGAGGACCATGCTgcagacaataaaaacacatggaTTGGAGGCTCAGATTGCCAAGAG GTAAACGCTTGGTACTGGATTGATGGTACACGTTTCAACTTCCAAGAATGGTGTGGTGGTCAACCTGATAGTCCCACTCAGAACTGTATCCAGATTAATTATGGAG GTGGCAAATGCTGGGATAACTTGGAGTGCGACGTTGCACTTGCATCGATGTGTGTGAAACAGGCCAATTAA